The nucleotide sequence GGCGGAACGGGAGAGCGACTCAGGATACGTCGGCAGGACGCGCGGGCCGCCTTCCAGCAGCAGAATGCGCGCCTGCTTGGGATCGATGTGGCGGAAGTCGCGGACCAGCGCCTGATGAGCGATCTCCGCCAGCGCGCCCGCCAGCTCCACGCCTGTCGGCCCGGCGCCCACGATGACGAAGTTGAGCGGATCGGCAGGGCCGCCCGCCGCCGCCTGGCGCTCGGCCAGTTCGTAGGCCAGGAGCACGCGGCGGCGGATCTCGAGCGCGTCCTCCAGTGTCTTCAGGCCGGGAGCGTACGCCGCCCAGTCGTCGTGGCCGAAGTAGGCGTGAGTGGCGCCGGCGGCCACAATCAGGTAGTCGTATGCGAGCTCCAGTTTGCGCAGCTTGACGCGCCGCGCCGGCAAGTCAAAACCGACCGCCTCGTCGAGCAAGACTTCGACATTCTTGTAGCGCCGCAGCACGCCGCGGATAGGCGAAGCGATGTCGGCGGGCGAAAGCGCCGCCGTCGCCACCTGATAGAGCAGCGGCTGGAAGGTGTGGTGGTTCTTGCGGTCCACCAGCGTGATGCGCACCGGCCGCCGCGCCAGCCAGCGAGCCGCATAAAGCCCGGCGAATCCTCCACCGATGATGACGACGTGCGGACGTGCGTCGGTTGCGGGCATTGGGTCCCAATGGGTTGGATGAATCTAGCACGCAGAAGTCGCAACGTAGCTGCGAGCTTCTAGCTGCTAGCGACTAGCTGTTGGCTGTTGGCTGTTGGCTCTTGGCTTCAACACCAAAGTCGTGGAGCAAGCCGGGCCCTGAGGATGACGACTCCCCCAGTCCGCCGGAGGCGGACGGTATTCGTCAGCCCAGCACGGAAGTGCCGGGAGACCGTAGCAGAAGAACCGAGTCCCGTAGGGACGGCACTCATCCGAAGACGAATTTCGGATCGTACGGAACGCCTGATTTCTTCAGGAGGGCCAGAAATTCATCTTCAAACGACTTCCTCCTGTGGTGCTCGGCCTGATTGTGAATGTACGCCTTGACGGCGGGTGCCTGGGAAGCGCTCACGCTGAACGCTCCGTAGCCCTCCTGCCAGGCAAACTCGATGCCATGCTCGCGCACCCACCGGGAGGAGTTCGCCTTGATGGTCTGGATGGCTCTGGAAAGAGCCATGCTGGCCGGCAGCGCAATCAAGGTGTGGGCATGGTTGGCGATGCCACCGGTTGCAAGGGTTTCGATACCGTGGTTTTTCGAGACACCGATCATGTAGGCCCAGAGCCTGGGCTGAAGGTCCACGGCGATGAGATTCTGTCGCTCTTTGGTGCTGAAGACGCAATGAACAAGGTTGTTCGCATAGGAATGCGCCATGGTGTCGTCCCTACGGGACTCGCTCCTCTCTTCTTCGGTTCCCCAGCACTTCCGTGCTGGGCTAACGAGTTCCGTCCCTGACGGGACAGAGAACGTACCCCTCCGGGCGGCGCAGCGAGTCCCGCAGTGCGGGAGCGTTCTGGATGCGGAACTCGTCTGAGGGCCGGGAATGCAGCTCTTGGCTCTTGGCTATTGGCTATTAGCTCTTGGTTTTAACACCAAAGTCGCAGAGCAAGCCGGTTCCCTGAGGATGGCGACTCCTCAGTCCGCCGGAGGCGGACGGCATTCGTTAGCCCAGCACGGAAGTGCTGGGCGGCGATAGCGGAGGAATCGACTCCCGTAGAAACGGCACTGAAAGGGAGGGCCGCAGGCGAGGACGAAGGGTTATCATTCTCTGCGAGGCTGAAAGGATATGCGGACGATTTGCCTGACAACGGTCGTAGTCGTGATGGCGGCTGGATTGGCGTTCGCGCAACATGATCACGGCGCCATGCAGCACCGGGTCGCGACTCAGGCCAGGCTGGAAGTCGAAGAAACATCGATTATGGGGACCGAGGACACCCCAATCGGCCCGAATTCCTATCTACATTCACACGTTCTCTATCCAGCGTTGCGGTTGCGCCTCGGACCAGTCAGTCTGCCGGCTAAGTCGGGCCATTTCGCAGTGGCGCAGCCCGCGCCGCAGTTCCTGGAGATCCCCTTCGACGGCTGGATCACCGCCTACCATCCGCAACTCGTGGACGCGCAGGGCAACCGACTGCCCAGCCGCATGCTGCATCACGTGGCCTTCTGGAACACCGGGCGCTCGGACTTCCTGTGTCCCAACAAGGAAGAGCACATCTTCGGCGCGGGCGGGGAGATGAATGACTGGCCGGCGCTGCCCGGTGTGGGCTATCGGGTGTTGAAGGGCGACCGCATCCGCATCACCTCCATGTTCCACAATCCCACCGAGACCAGCTACCCCGAAGTCTACCTGCAGGTGGTGATGGAGTACGTGCAGAAAAAAGACCGCGAATTGAAGAGCGTGTATCCGGCCTGGTTTGACGCCGGCGAGTGCGGCAACTCCGGCTACGACCTGCCCGCGGGCGCGAGCACGAAGACGGGCGAGTTCCGCCTGAACTATACCGGGACGCTGCTCGGAGTGGGAGGACATCTGCACGACGACGGACGCCGGCTGGTGCTGGAGAACACTTCGCGCAAGGAAACCGTCGCCACGCTCGGCGCCAAGCTCAACGCCGAAGGCCACATCCTGGAGATGCCCATCGCCAAGTTCGAGCAGGGCTACGCGCTGAACAAGGGCGAAGTCCTGAAGGTCACGGCCAGCTATGAGAATCCCGGCCCGGCGTCGCCGCAAGGAGCGATGGGGATTGTGGTGGGGTACTTCGTGCCCAAGGATGATGTGGAAATGACCGAGCTATATCGCATCTATCAAGTGGGACATGGCGTCAAGGCTCCCGTGCCCATCCGGACACGCGGCTCCGAGTTCTCTTCCGATTCCCGAGCGAAGAAGCCGGACTTCACTGGCACGGTTATTCTGCGTGCCATTATCGGATCCAACGGGCAAGTTCGAGAGGCTAGGGTCATAAGATCGGCAGGAAAGTCACTTGACCAGAAGGCAGTCGAAGCTGTCAGGCAGTGGAAGTTCGAGCCGGCTCGCAAGAATGGAGAACCTGTTACGGTGTTGGTGCAAATAGAAGTGAACTTCCGCCTATATGATGACGGTAGCGTGCAACTTCAGCCACCTCAGTAGAGCCTGCTTTCAGTTCAGATTCAACGTCTGAATCGTCCCCTGCGCATCCTGCATATGTGAGGCCATGGCCAGCGCGGGCTGGGGTGTGGCTTCGGGCAGGGCGGCGGGCTCGGCGAGTTCCGGAGCGGTGAGGGTGGGCTTGTTGTCGGGCTTTTCGTCCTTGCGTGCGAAATGTTGCAGTACGTGATAGATGGCCAGGAAGAGCACGGGTACGCTCATACCCGCGGCCAGCATGAGGGCGAGCGCCAGCTCAATCTGCACGACGCCCAGGAACACGCCGCCGAAGATAGTGGTGGCGGCGAAAATCAGCCCGGTCTCGCGGATGGAACGTGTCAGTCGCGCGCGGCGCGCGGTCGCCAGCCGTTCACGCAGCATTTCCGCCGAGACTGCCGGATTCTCCACCTCGAGGGCCTTGTCCAATTCAAATTCGGGCACCGGCTGAGCCATGGGCCCGCCGCTCTGGGCCTGCTTACGGCGCTCGAGCTGCAGGGTGCGCACCAGGGAAAGGTTCAACAGCGAATCTTTCAGCCGCTGGCGCGCCACCTCCGGCAGGCAGAGGAAGCGGATGCCGGTTTCGCCGCCGCGCGTCCAGCTCACCATGCCTGTAGCCAGGATGTACTCGTGGCTGCCGGGCAACTGGATCTCCACCATGATGGGCTCATAGGACGGCGCCTGCACGTTGCCGCGCACCGCCAGTCCGCCTTCGCTCAGGTCGAGGATGACGCCGTTGGCGGCCATGTCCACGCTGGCGACGGCCAGCGTCCGGTCGAGCTTCCACCGCGGGGAACGGGGAATCACGTCCATGCGAGCATGGTAGGCACGGCTTTTGTTTACTGACTAGTAACGGAGTGGGTTCTTGCGGAAACAGGTTCCGGGGTGCCGCCCCGTCGAGGCCTGACTCTCCTACATCTCCCGACCCAGCGCTTAGGCGCTGGGCTCACGCAAATGCCGCCTGACGGGCTGGTGCTGGATGGCCCGCTCTGCTTCACGAATCCAATCGTGGTTGCGACGCCGTCTCTTCACGCCACCAGTCCATTTCCGCATTGGTCGGCCGGAAGCCCAAATCTTCCCGCATCATAGGAGCGCAGGATTGCGTCTCATCCCTGTACAGTTTTTTCCCTTATGAGCCCGCAGGAGCGCCAGCACCGGCTGCGTGTGATCATCGCGTTTGCGCTGGTCTACATTCTGTGGGGCTCGACCTATCTCGGCATCCGTATCGCCATTGACGACGTGCCGCCCGCCACCATGGCGGGCACGCGCTTCCTGATCGCCGGCAGCCTGATGCTGGCCTGGTGCGCGCTGACCGGGCGACCGGTTCGCCTGAACCGCCGCGATTTCATGCGCGTGGGCTCGGTGGGCGTGCTGCTGCTCACCGGCGGCAACGTCGGCGTGGCCTGGTCGGAGCTCTATCTGGCCAGCGGGGTGGCGGCGCTGATCGTGGCCATCGTGCCCATCTGGGTGGTGGTCATCGAATCGGGATTGCTGCGCGGCGACCGCCTTTCCCGCCGCGGCCTTTTCGGGCTGGTGCTCGGCATCACGGGACTTGCAGTGCTGCTCTGGCCCAAGCTGGTGAGCGCGCGCTTCGGGAGCCCGATGGAGCTGGAGGCGGCG is from Terriglobales bacterium and encodes:
- a CDS encoding energy transducer TonB; translation: MAQPAPQFLEIPFDGWITAYHPQLVDAQGNRLPSRMLHHVAFWNTGRSDFLCPNKEEHIFGAGGEMNDWPALPGVGYRVLKGDRIRITSMFHNPTETSYPEVYLQVVMEYVQKKDRELKSVYPAWFDAGECGNSGYDLPAGASTKTGEFRLNYTGTLLGVGGHLHDDGRRLVLENTSRKETVATLGAKLNAEGHILEMPIAKFEQGYALNKGEVLKVTASYENPGPASPQGAMGIVVGYFVPKDDVEMTELYRIYQVGHGVKAPVPIRTRGSEFSSDSRAKKPDFTGTVILRAIIGSNGQVREARVIRSAGKSLDQKAVEAVRQWKFEPARKNGEPVTVLVQIEVNFRLYDDGSVQLQPPQ
- a CDS encoding PilZ domain-containing protein, with protein sequence MIPRSPRWKLDRTLAVASVDMAANGVILDLSEGGLAVRGNVQAPSYEPIMVEIQLPGSHEYILATGMVSWTRGGETGIRFLCLPEVARQRLKDSLLNLSLVRTLQLERRKQAQSGGPMAQPVPEFELDKALEVENPAVSAEMLRERLATARRARLTRSIRETGLIFAATTIFGGVFLGVVQIELALALMLAAGMSVPVLFLAIYHVLQHFARKDEKPDNKPTLTAPELAEPAALPEATPQPALAMASHMQDAQGTIQTLNLN
- a CDS encoding NAD(P)/FAD-dependent oxidoreductase; its protein translation is MPATDARPHVVIIGGGFAGLYAARWLARRPVRITLVDRKNHHTFQPLLYQVATAALSPADIASPIRGVLRRYKNVEVLLDEAVGFDLPARRVKLRKLELAYDYLIVAAGATHAYFGHDDWAAYAPGLKTLEDALEIRRRVLLAYELAERQAAAGGPADPLNFVIVGAGPTGVELAGALAEIAHQALVRDFRHIDPKQARILLLEGGPRVLPTYPESLSRSAERQLRRLGVEVRTNTMVTAIEPRAVRIGEERIPTAVALWAAGVSASPLGKMLGVPTDRAGRVIVEPDLSIPGHPEVFVVGDLASCKDAEGKMVPGVAPAAIQQGLAAAANIGRDLQKKPREKFVYWDKGSLATIGRAAAVADLPGRLRLSGLIAWLAWLFVHIFFLIGFRNRILVIIQWAWAYLTFQRGTRLITGRTDILEDMR
- a CDS encoding EamA family transporter, with translation MSPQERQHRLRVIIAFALVYILWGSTYLGIRIAIDDVPPATMAGTRFLIAGSLMLAWCALTGRPVRLNRRDFMRVGSVGVLLLTGGNVGVAWSELYLASGVAALIVAIVPIWVVVIESGLLRGDRLSRRGLFGLVLGITGLAVLLWPKLVSARFGSPMELEAALVLVAASFSWATGSVHSRRWKLEVDPLSATAWQMLIAGVVDLGLGWALGEWPRVEWTARGIAAIAYLIVAGSWIGHTAFIWLLNHVPTPKVATYAYVNPVVAVFLGWLILNERVDVFIVAGTAIIIAAVVLVNTSQVVKPKVRVVAPAQPALSPLESGSD
- a CDS encoding transposase, with protein sequence MAHSYANNLVHCVFSTKERQNLIAVDLQPRLWAYMIGVSKNHGIETLATGGIANHAHTLIALPASMALSRAIQTIKANSSRWVREHGIEFAWQEGYGAFSVSASQAPAVKAYIHNQAEHHRRKSFEDEFLALLKKSGVPYDPKFVFG